The following are from one region of the Pseudomonas lalucatii genome:
- a CDS encoding YraN family protein: MSERDSPQDSGQAAEALARRHLERHGLRLLAQNWRCRRGELDLVMLDSDTVVFVEVRYRRHAAWGGAAASVDARKRDKLATAALHFLQQESRWAKHPCRFDVIAIDAHGSAIPRLDWIRNAFDT, encoded by the coding sequence TTGAGCGAGCGCGACAGCCCCCAGGACAGCGGTCAGGCCGCCGAGGCCCTGGCCCGCCGTCACCTGGAACGGCACGGCCTGCGCCTGCTGGCGCAGAACTGGCGCTGCCGGCGCGGCGAGCTCGATCTGGTCATGCTCGACAGCGATACAGTAGTATTCGTCGAGGTACGCTACCGGCGGCATGCCGCCTGGGGCGGCGCCGCCGCCAGTGTCGACGCGCGCAAGCGTGACAAGCTGGCGACCGCCGCCCTGCACTTTCTCCAGCAGGAGAGCCGCTGGGCAAAGCACCCCTGCCGCTTCGACGTGATCGCCATCGATGCCCACGGCAGTGCGATCCCGCGACTGGACTGGATTCGCAACGCCTTTGACACCTGA
- a CDS encoding phosphoheptose isomerase: MDMQARIRQLFQASIETKQQAMEVLAPFIEQGSQVMVQALLSEGKILTCGNGGSAGDAQHFSSELLNRFERERPSLPAIALTTDSSTITSIANDYSYNEVFSKQIRALGQPGDVLLAISTSGNSANVIQAIQAAHDREMIVVALTGRDGGGMASLLLPEDVEIRVPSRITARIQEVHLLAIHCLCDLIDSQLFGSEE; the protein is encoded by the coding sequence ATGGACATGCAAGCCCGTATTCGCCAGCTGTTCCAAGCCAGCATCGAGACCAAGCAACAGGCCATGGAAGTGCTCGCGCCCTTTATCGAGCAAGGCAGCCAGGTCATGGTTCAGGCGCTGCTCAGCGAGGGCAAGATCCTCACCTGCGGCAACGGCGGCTCGGCCGGCGATGCCCAGCACTTCTCCTCCGAGCTGCTCAACCGCTTCGAGCGCGAGCGCCCCAGCCTGCCGGCGATCGCCCTGACCACCGACAGCTCGACCATCACCTCGATCGCCAACGACTACAGCTACAACGAGGTGTTCTCCAAGCAGATCCGCGCCCTCGGCCAGCCCGGCGACGTCCTCCTGGCGATCTCCACCAGTGGCAACTCGGCCAACGTGATCCAGGCCATCCAGGCCGCCCACGACCGCGAGATGATCGTGGTCGCCCTGACCGGCCGCGACGGCGGCGGCATGGCCTCGCTGCTGCTGCCGGAAGACGTGGAGATCCGTGTGCCGTCGCGGATCACCGCACGCATCCAGGAAGTGCACCTGCTGGCCATCCATTGCCTGTGCGACCTGATCGACAGCCAACTGTTCGGGAGTGAAGAATGA
- a CDS encoding BON domain-containing protein yields MTRNPLILAALALTLTLAGCGSRSIGNKIDDQFIAPAVENNIARAHVDLTSPTSHIVVTSYNGVVLLAGQTPRSDLKAMAEQAARRVQNVTKVHNELQVLQPTSLLARSNDTLLTSKIKTQMLADASVPGSRIKVVTENGIVYLLGLVSRQEANQATALVQSVSGVQKIVKLFQYIN; encoded by the coding sequence ATGACGCGCAATCCACTGATCCTCGCCGCCCTGGCGCTTACCCTGACCCTGGCGGGTTGCGGCAGCCGCAGCATCGGCAACAAGATCGACGACCAGTTCATCGCCCCCGCGGTCGAGAACAACATCGCCCGCGCCCACGTCGACCTGACCAGCCCCACCTCGCACATCGTGGTGACCAGCTACAACGGCGTGGTCCTGCTCGCCGGCCAGACCCCGCGCAGCGACCTCAAGGCCATGGCCGAACAGGCCGCACGCCGGGTGCAGAACGTGACCAAGGTGCACAACGAGCTGCAGGTGCTGCAGCCGACCTCCCTGCTGGCCCGCAGCAACGACACCCTGCTGACCAGCAAGATCAAGACGCAGATGCTGGCGGACGCCAGCGTGCCCGGCTCGCGCATCAAGGTGGTCACCGAGAACGGCATCGTCTACCTGCTGGGCCTGGTCTCGCGCCAGGAGGCCAACCAGGCCACCGCCCTGGTACAGAGCGTCTCCGGCGTGCAGAAGATCGTCAAACTGTTCCAGTACATCAACTGA
- a CDS encoding ClpXP protease specificity-enhancing factor, with translation MNSSRPYLVRALYEWIVDNDCTPHLLVNADFAGVQVPPGFASDGQIVLNVSPGAVRHLHMDNEAVSFEGRFGGVAHSLYIPSAAVLAIYARENGQGMVFDLEPPVPDDEDGDGPDDQGPPDGEPPRPSGRPSLKVVK, from the coding sequence ATGAACTCCAGTCGTCCCTATTTGGTTCGTGCCCTCTACGAGTGGATCGTCGACAACGACTGTACCCCCCACCTGCTGGTCAACGCCGATTTCGCCGGGGTGCAGGTGCCGCCGGGCTTTGCCAGCGACGGGCAGATCGTGCTGAACGTATCGCCCGGGGCGGTGCGTCACCTGCATATGGATAACGAGGCGGTGAGCTTCGAGGGACGCTTCGGCGGGGTGGCGCACAGCCTGTACATCCCTTCCGCGGCGGTGCTGGCGATCTATGCCCGGGAAAACGGCCAGGGCATGGTCTTCGATCTGGAGCCGCCGGTGCCGGACGACGAGGATGGTGATGGGCCCGACGACCAGGGGCCGCCGGATGGCGAGCCGCCGCGGCCGAGCGGCCGACCCAGTCTGAAGGTGGTCAAGTAA
- a CDS encoding glutathione S-transferase N-terminal domain-containing protein → MGVTNRLACYSDPADHYSHRVRIVLAEKGVGAEIISVEPGRCPPQLLEVNPYASLPTLVDRDLALYESTVVMEYLDERYPHPPLLPVYPVARANSRLLIHRIQRDWCALVDLILDPRSKEPARVQARKELRESLTGVSPLFADKPYFLSEELSLVDCCLLPILWRLPLLGIELPKPAKPLLDYMERQFAREGFRASLSAAEREMR, encoded by the coding sequence ATGGGCGTGACCAATAGGTTGGCCTGTTATTCCGACCCCGCCGACCACTACTCCCACCGTGTACGTATCGTGCTCGCCGAGAAGGGTGTCGGCGCCGAGATCATCAGTGTCGAGCCGGGCCGCTGCCCGCCTCAGCTGCTGGAGGTCAATCCCTATGCCAGCCTGCCGACCCTGGTCGACCGCGATCTGGCGCTGTACGAGTCGACGGTGGTGATGGAGTATCTGGATGAGCGCTACCCCCATCCGCCGCTGCTGCCGGTCTATCCGGTGGCCCGGGCCAACAGTCGCCTGTTGATCCATCGCATTCAGCGGGACTGGTGTGCGCTGGTGGATCTGATTCTCGATCCGCGCAGCAAGGAGCCGGCCCGGGTGCAGGCGCGCAAGGAATTGCGCGAAAGCCTGACCGGTGTCTCGCCGTTGTTCGCCGACAAGCCGTACTTCCTCAGCGAGGAGTTGAGCCTGGTGGACTGCTGCCTGCTGCCGATCCTCTGGCGCCTGCCGCTGCTGGGGATCGAGCTGCCGAAGCCGGCCAAGCCGTTGCTCGATTACATGGAGCGCCAGTTCGCCCGCGAGGGTTTTCGCGCCAGTCTGTCCGCCGCCGAGCGCGAGATGCGTTAA
- a CDS encoding cytochrome c1 has translation MKKLFAALIFAAMPALALGAGGNYPLDKVDIDLTDKAAMQDGLRTFANYCMGCHAAKFQRYERVADDLGIPHELMLDNLVFNDAKIGDHMKIGMKPEDAKTWFGAAPPDLTLVARVRGTDWLYTYLRTFYEDPSRPLGANNKVFPNVGMPNVLAELQGRQYIGCKQVQVVEDGKKQFDPLTGTPITHEACDQLTIEPKTGELTEEQFDEKIKNLVTFLAYSANPVKLESQRIGTYVLLYLAFFFVFAYLLKREYWKDVH, from the coding sequence ATGAAGAAGCTATTCGCTGCACTGATTTTCGCTGCAATGCCTGCCCTGGCTCTGGGGGCGGGCGGCAACTATCCGCTGGACAAGGTCGATATCGATCTGACCGACAAGGCGGCCATGCAGGACGGTCTGCGTACCTTCGCCAACTACTGCATGGGCTGCCATGCGGCCAAGTTCCAGCGCTACGAGCGGGTTGCCGATGACCTCGGCATTCCCCATGAGCTGATGCTGGACAATCTGGTGTTCAACGATGCCAAGATCGGCGACCACATGAAGATCGGCATGAAGCCCGAGGACGCCAAGACCTGGTTCGGCGCGGCGCCGCCGGATCTGACCCTGGTCGCTCGCGTGCGTGGCACCGACTGGCTGTATACCTACCTGCGCACCTTCTACGAAGACCCGAGCCGTCCGCTGGGGGCGAACAACAAGGTCTTCCCGAACGTCGGCATGCCGAACGTGCTGGCCGAGCTGCAGGGGCGCCAGTACATCGGTTGCAAGCAGGTGCAGGTGGTCGAGGACGGCAAGAAGCAGTTCGATCCGCTGACCGGCACGCCCATCACGCACGAGGCCTGCGATCAACTCACCATCGAGCCGAAGACCGGTGAGTTGACCGAGGAGCAGTTCGACGAGAAGATCAAGAACCTGGTGACCTTCCTGGCCTACTCGGCCAACCCGGTCAAGCTGGAGAGTCAGCGCATCGGTACCTATGTGCTGCTGTACCTGGCCTTCTTCTTCGTGTTCGCCTACCTGCTCAAGCGTGAATACTGGAAGGACGTGCATTAA
- a CDS encoding cytochrome b — translation MSKFMEWMDARFPATKMWEDHLSKYYAPKNFNFFYFFGSLALLVLVNQIVTGIWLTMSFTPSAEEAFASVEYIMRDVEYGWILRYLHSTGASAFFVVVYLHMFRGLLYGSYQKPRELVWIFGMLIYLLLMAEAFMGYLLPWGQMSYWGAQVIISLFGAIPVIGDDLTQWIRGDYLISGITLNRFFALHVVALPIVILGLVVLHILALHEVGSNNPDGVDIKKKKDENGVPLDGIAFHPYYTVKDIVGVVVFLFIFCFVVFFFPEMGGYFLEKPNFEQANPFKTPEHIAPVWYFTPFYAILRAVPDKLLGVIAMGAAIAVLFVLPWLDRSPVKSMRYKGWMSKIWLLVFCVSFVILGVLGVLAPTPGRTLLSQVCTFLYFAYFILMPFYTRMEKTKPVPERVTG, via the coding sequence ATGAGCAAATTCATGGAGTGGATGGATGCGCGCTTCCCCGCGACCAAGATGTGGGAAGACCATCTGAGCAAGTACTACGCGCCGAAGAACTTCAACTTCTTCTACTTCTTCGGCTCGCTGGCCCTGCTGGTGCTGGTCAATCAGATCGTCACCGGTATCTGGCTGACCATGAGCTTCACCCCGTCGGCCGAGGAGGCGTTCGCCTCGGTCGAGTACATCATGCGCGATGTCGAGTACGGCTGGATTCTGCGCTACCTGCACTCCACCGGCGCCTCGGCGTTCTTCGTCGTGGTCTACCTGCACATGTTCCGTGGCCTGCTCTATGGCTCCTACCAGAAGCCGCGCGAGCTGGTGTGGATCTTCGGCATGCTGATCTACCTGCTGCTGATGGCGGAAGCCTTCATGGGCTACCTGCTGCCGTGGGGGCAGATGTCCTACTGGGGTGCCCAGGTGATCATCTCGCTGTTCGGCGCCATCCCGGTGATCGGCGACGACCTGACCCAGTGGATCCGTGGTGACTACCTGATTTCCGGGATCACCCTGAACCGTTTCTTCGCCCTGCACGTCGTGGCGCTGCCGATCGTGATTCTCGGCCTGGTGGTGCTGCACATCCTGGCACTGCATGAGGTGGGTTCGAACAACCCGGACGGCGTCGACATCAAGAAGAAGAAGGACGAGAACGGCGTACCGCTGGACGGCATCGCCTTCCACCCCTATTACACCGTGAAGGATATCGTCGGTGTGGTGGTGTTCCTGTTCATCTTCTGCTTCGTGGTGTTCTTCTTCCCGGAAATGGGCGGTTACTTCCTGGAGAAGCCCAACTTCGAGCAGGCCAACCCGTTCAAGACCCCCGAGCACATCGCGCCGGTGTGGTACTTCACCCCGTTCTACGCGATCCTGCGTGCCGTTCCGGACAAGCTGCTCGGCGTGATCGCCATGGGCGCGGCCATCGCGGTGCTGTTCGTGCTGCCCTGGCTGGACCGTAGCCCAGTCAAGTCGATGCGCTACAAGGGCTGGATGAGCAAGATCTGGTTGCTGGTGTTCTGCGTGTCCTTCGTCATCCTGGGCGTCCTGGGTGTGCTGGCGCCGACTCCCGGCCGTACGCTGCTGTCGCAGGTGTGTACCTTCCTGTACTTCGCGTACTTCATCCTGATGCCGTTCTACACCAGGATGGAAAAAACCAAACCGGTTCCGGAAAGGGTGACAGGCTGA
- the petA gene encoding ubiquinol-cytochrome c reductase iron-sulfur subunit, protein MSNDGVNAGRRRFLVAATSVVGAAGAVGAAVPFVGSWFPSAKAKAAGAPVKVNVSKIEPGQQMVAEWRGQPVFIVRRTEEILGNLVKLEPQLADIDSQASVQPTYVDPKTRSIKPEVLLLVGLCTHLGCSPSFRPEVAPADLGAEWVGGYFCPCHGSRYDLAGRVYKAQPAPLNLPVPPHMYESDDVIVIGVDQEQA, encoded by the coding sequence ATGAGCAATGACGGCGTGAATGCAGGCCGGCGTCGCTTCTTGGTGGCAGCCACTTCTGTGGTGGGTGCTGCTGGAGCGGTGGGTGCCGCGGTCCCGTTCGTGGGGTCATGGTTCCCGAGCGCCAAGGCCAAGGCTGCCGGTGCACCTGTAAAGGTGAACGTCAGCAAGATCGAGCCGGGCCAGCAGATGGTTGCCGAATGGCGGGGGCAGCCGGTGTTCATCGTGCGCCGTACCGAGGAGATCCTGGGTAACCTGGTCAAGCTCGAGCCGCAATTGGCTGATATAGACTCCCAGGCGTCCGTGCAGCCGACCTATGTCGATCCGAAGACCCGTTCGATCAAGCCGGAAGTGTTGCTGCTGGTCGGCCTGTGCACCCACCTGGGCTGCTCGCCGTCCTTCCGCCCGGAAGTGGCGCCTGCCGATCTCGGGGCCGAGTGGGTAGGTGGCTACTTCTGCCCGTGCCACGGTTCCCGCTACGACCTCGCCGGCCGTGTCTACAAGGCGCAGCCTGCCCCCTTGAACCTGCCGGTACCGCCGCACATGTACGAGTCGGATGATGTGATCGTCATCGGTGTGGATCAGGAGCAAGCATGA
- the rpsI gene encoding 30S ribosomal protein S9 has protein sequence MSATQNYGTGRRKTATARVFLRPGTGSISINNRTLDTFFGRETARMVVRQPLELTETTEKFDIFVTVIGGGVSGQAGAIRHGITRALIQYDETLRSSLRKAGFVTRDAREVERKKVGLRKARKRPQYSKR, from the coding sequence ATGTCGGCGACTCAAAATTACGGCACTGGCCGTCGCAAGACTGCAACCGCTCGCGTATTTCTGCGTCCGGGTACTGGCAGCATCTCCATCAACAACCGCACCCTGGACACCTTCTTCGGTCGTGAAACTGCCCGCATGGTAGTTCGCCAGCCGCTGGAGCTGACCGAGACCACCGAGAAGTTCGACATCTTCGTCACCGTCATCGGTGGTGGTGTGAGCGGTCAGGCTGGTGCGATCCGTCACGGTATCACCCGCGCCCTGATCCAGTATGACGAGACCCTGCGCAGCTCGCTGCGTAAGGCCGGTTTCGTGACTCGCGATGCCCGTGAAGTCGAGCGTAAGAAGGTTGGCCTGCGCAAGGCGCGTAAGCGTCCGCAGTACTCCAAGCGTTAA
- the rplM gene encoding 50S ribosomal protein L13 — MKTFTAKPETVKRDWFVVDAAGQTLGRLATEIATRLRGKHKPEYTPHVDTGDYIVVINAEQVRVTGAKTTDKMYYSHSGFPGGIKSINFEKLIAKAPERVIETAVKGMLPKNPLGRDMYRKLKVYKGAAHPHTAQQPQELKI; from the coding sequence ATGAAGACTTTTACTGCTAAACCGGAAACAGTAAAGCGCGACTGGTTCGTCGTCGACGCTGCTGGTCAGACCCTGGGTCGTCTGGCTACCGAAATTGCCACCCGTCTGCGTGGCAAGCACAAGCCCGAGTACACTCCGCACGTTGATACCGGCGACTACATCGTCGTGATCAATGCCGAGCAGGTGCGTGTCACCGGTGCCAAGACCACCGACAAGATGTACTACTCTCACTCCGGTTTCCCGGGCGGCATCAAGTCGATCAACTTCGAGAAGCTGATCGCCAAGGCGCCTGAGCGTGTGATCGAGACCGCGGTTAAAGGCATGCTGCCGAAGAACCCGCTGGGTCGCGACATGTACCGTAAGCTGAAGGTGTACAAGGGTGCCGCTCACCCGCACACCGCTCAGCAGCCCCAAGAACTGAAGATTTAA
- a CDS encoding NADP(H)-dependent aldo-keto reductase, which produces MQYRQLDRTDIRVSALCLGTMTWGEQNDARDAFAQVARAKAHGVNFIDTAEMYPVPPRAETYGRTEQIIGDYLRQHGGRGDWVLASKIAGPGNGIDYIRDGRLKHDRAHIVAALDASLKRLQTDWIDLYQLHWPERSTNFFGQLGYRHQDSAFTPLEETLEALDGQVRAGKIRQIGLSNETSWGTMRFLQLAESRGWPRTVSIQNPYNLLNRSFEVGLAEIAIREQCGLLAYSPLAFGMLSGKYENGAQPANARLSLFSRFTRYTNPQARAACSRYVALARAHDLDPAQMALAFVTAQPFVTSTIIGATTPEQLEADLTSIELALGDEVLAGIEAIHRSQPNPAP; this is translated from the coding sequence ATGCAATATCGCCAGCTTGACCGAACCGATATTCGGGTCAGCGCCCTGTGCCTGGGCACCATGACCTGGGGCGAACAGAACGACGCCCGCGACGCCTTTGCGCAGGTCGCGCGGGCCAAGGCCCACGGCGTCAACTTCATCGACACCGCCGAGATGTACCCGGTACCGCCACGCGCCGAGACCTACGGCAGGACCGAACAGATCATCGGCGACTACCTGCGCCAGCACGGCGGCCGCGGCGACTGGGTGCTGGCGAGCAAGATCGCCGGCCCCGGCAACGGCATCGACTACATTCGCGACGGCCGACTCAAGCACGACCGCGCGCACATAGTCGCCGCCCTGGATGCCAGCCTCAAGCGCCTGCAGACCGACTGGATCGACCTGTACCAGCTGCACTGGCCGGAACGCTCGACCAACTTCTTCGGCCAACTCGGCTACCGCCACCAGGACAGCGCCTTCACCCCGCTGGAGGAAACCCTGGAGGCGCTGGACGGGCAGGTCAGGGCCGGCAAGATCCGCCAGATCGGCCTGTCCAACGAGACCTCCTGGGGCACGATGAGATTTCTGCAACTGGCCGAGAGCCGCGGCTGGCCGCGCACGGTGTCGATCCAGAACCCCTACAACCTGCTCAACCGCAGCTTCGAGGTCGGCCTGGCGGAGATCGCCATCCGCGAGCAGTGCGGCCTGCTGGCCTACTCGCCCCTGGCCTTCGGCATGCTGTCGGGCAAGTACGAGAACGGCGCGCAACCGGCCAACGCCAGGCTCAGCCTGTTCAGCCGCTTCACCCGCTACACCAACCCGCAGGCGCGGGCCGCCTGCTCGCGCTATGTGGCCCTGGCCCGCGCGCACGACCTGGACCCGGCGCAGATGGCCCTGGCCTTCGTCACCGCCCAGCCCTTCGTCACCAGCACCATCATTGGCGCGACCACCCCGGAACAGCTGGAAGCCGATCTGACCAGCATCGAGCTGGCGCTCGGCGACGAGGTCCTGGCCGGCATCGAGGCCATCCACAGGTCGCAGCCGAACCCGGCGCCCTGA
- a CDS encoding acyl-CoA dehydrogenase family protein → MIPRTLFSSDHELFRDSVRKFLEQEAVPFHRQWEKDGHVDRRLWNKAGEAGMLCSHIPEEYGGMGADFLYSAVVIEEVGRLGLTGIGFSLHSDIVAPYILHYGSEALKHKYLPRLASGELVSAIAMTEPGAGSDLQGVKTTAVLEGDEYVINGSKTFITNGYLADLVIVVAKTDPQAGAKGTSLFLVEADTPGFAKGKRLEKVGMKAQDTSELFFQDVRVPKENLLGQAGMGFAYLMQELPQERLTVGVSALASAEAALQWTLDYTRGRKAFGKAIAEFQNTRFKLAEMATEIQVGRVFVDRCLELHLQGKLDVPTAAMLKYWGTDLQCKVLDECVQLHGGYGFMWEYPVARAWADARVQRIYAGTNEIMKEIVARSL, encoded by the coding sequence ATGATCCCCAGAACCCTGTTCAGTTCCGACCATGAGCTGTTTCGCGACAGCGTGCGCAAGTTCCTCGAGCAGGAGGCGGTGCCCTTCCATCGGCAGTGGGAGAAGGACGGTCATGTCGATCGCCGCCTGTGGAACAAGGCCGGGGAGGCGGGGATGCTCTGCTCGCACATCCCGGAAGAGTACGGCGGCATGGGGGCGGACTTCCTCTACAGCGCGGTGGTGATCGAGGAGGTCGGCCGGCTCGGTTTGACCGGAATCGGCTTCTCCCTGCACTCGGACATCGTCGCCCCCTACATCCTGCATTACGGTTCCGAGGCGCTGAAGCACAAGTACCTGCCCAGGCTGGCGTCCGGCGAGCTGGTCAGCGCCATCGCCATGACCGAGCCGGGCGCCGGCTCCGACCTGCAGGGGGTCAAGACCACCGCGGTGCTGGAGGGCGACGAGTACGTGATCAACGGCTCGAAGACCTTCATCACCAACGGCTATCTGGCGGACCTGGTGATCGTGGTGGCCAAGACCGACCCGCAGGCGGGGGCCAAGGGCACCAGCCTGTTCCTGGTCGAGGCCGACACCCCGGGGTTCGCCAAGGGCAAGCGCCTGGAGAAGGTCGGCATGAAGGCGCAGGACACCTCCGAGCTGTTCTTCCAGGACGTGCGGGTACCCAAGGAGAACCTGTTGGGGCAGGCCGGCATGGGCTTCGCCTATCTGATGCAGGAGTTGCCCCAGGAGCGCCTGACCGTCGGCGTTAGCGCCCTGGCCTCGGCCGAGGCGGCGCTGCAGTGGACCCTGGACTATACCCGCGGGCGCAAGGCGTTCGGCAAGGCCATCGCCGAGTTCCAGAACACCCGCTTCAAGCTGGCGGAGATGGCCACCGAGATCCAGGTGGGTCGGGTGTTCGTCGACCGCTGCCTGGAGCTGCACCTGCAGGGCAAGCTGGATGTGCCGACCGCGGCGATGCTCAAGTACTGGGGCACCGATCTGCAGTGCAAGGTGCTGGACGAGTGCGTGCAGCTGCACGGCGGCTACGGCTTCATGTGGGAGTACCCGGTGGCGCGGGCCTGGGCCGATGCCCGGGTGCAGCGCATCTATGCCGGCACCAACGAGATCATGAAGGAAATCGTCGCCCGTTCCCTGTAG
- a CDS encoding GlxA family transcriptional regulator — MASLRHGKQLGRGLTPSFEIRLVSPDGQPVRSFSDVLIPVDGPLESADVIILPAFWDDFDALCQRHPQVLDWLRTRHAAGSAICGEATGVFWMAQAGLLDGKEATTYWRFFNEFTERFPKVQLNQDKHLSDADNLYCAGGVTSACDLYIYLIERFCGAGVAQGVARDILYEVQRSYTPGRIGFGGQKLHHDLTILQIQQWLEEHFCDKFRFEDVSREHGMSIRNFMRRFQAATGDKPLHYLQRLRIETAKGLLSATRKSIKTISYEVGYDDASFFARLFRQHTTLSPNQYRRQFQHKDTHA, encoded by the coding sequence ATGGCCAGCCTGCGCCATGGCAAGCAACTGGGCCGCGGCCTGACGCCCTCCTTCGAGATCCGCCTGGTCAGCCCGGACGGCCAGCCGGTGCGCAGCTTCAGCGATGTGCTGATTCCTGTGGACGGCCCACTGGAAAGCGCCGACGTGATCATCCTGCCAGCCTTCTGGGACGATTTCGACGCCCTCTGCCAGCGCCATCCCCAGGTGCTGGACTGGCTCCGCACGCGCCACGCCGCCGGCAGCGCCATCTGCGGCGAAGCCACCGGGGTGTTCTGGATGGCCCAGGCCGGCCTGCTCGACGGCAAGGAGGCGACCACCTACTGGCGCTTCTTCAACGAGTTCACCGAGCGTTTTCCCAAGGTGCAGCTCAACCAGGACAAGCACCTGTCCGATGCCGACAACCTGTACTGCGCCGGCGGCGTCACCTCGGCCTGCGACCTGTACATCTACCTGATCGAACGCTTCTGCGGCGCCGGCGTGGCCCAGGGCGTGGCCCGCGACATCCTCTATGAGGTGCAGCGCAGCTATACCCCCGGGCGCATCGGCTTCGGCGGGCAGAAACTGCACCACGACCTGACCATACTGCAGATCCAGCAGTGGCTGGAGGAGCACTTCTGCGACAAGTTCCGCTTCGAGGACGTGTCCCGCGAACACGGCATGAGCATCCGCAACTTCATGCGCCGCTTTCAGGCCGCCACCGGCGACAAGCCCCTGCATTACCTGCAGCGCCTGCGCATCGAGACGGCCAAGGGCCTGCTCAGCGCCACCCGCAAGAGCATCAAGACCATCAGCTACGAAGTCGGCTATGACGACGCCAGCTTCTTCGCCCGGCTATTCCGCCAGCACACCACGCTGTCGCCCAACCAGTACCGCCGGCAGTTCCAGCACAAGGACACCCACGCCTAG
- the zapE gene encoding cell division protein ZapE, with amino-acid sequence MTPLERYQADLKRPDFFHDAAQETAVRHLQRLYDDLIAGEASKPGLFGKLFARRPQGPVKGLYFWGGVGRGKTYLVDTFFDALPFEQKMRTHFHRFMKRVHEEMKTLKGEKNPLVIIGKRFADEARVICFDEFFVSDITDAMILATLLDELFKNGVSLVATSNIVPDGLYKDGLQRARFLPAIALLKEHTEIVNVDSGVDYRLRALEQAELFHWPLDAAAEESLDKSFSSLLPEHCTVQENEALMIENRPITARKVGDDVAWFEFRELCDGPRSQNDYIELGKIFHAVLLANVEQMGVAKDDMARRFINLVDEFYDRNVKLIISAEVELKDLYTGGRLTFEFQRTLSRLLEMQSHEFLARPHKP; translated from the coding sequence ATGACACCCCTAGAGCGCTACCAGGCAGACCTCAAACGCCCCGACTTCTTCCATGACGCGGCCCAGGAAACTGCGGTGCGCCACCTGCAGCGCCTATACGACGACCTGATCGCCGGCGAGGCGAGCAAGCCCGGGCTGTTCGGCAAGCTGTTCGCCCGCAGGCCCCAGGGGCCGGTCAAGGGCCTGTACTTCTGGGGCGGGGTCGGACGCGGCAAGACCTACCTGGTCGACACCTTCTTCGATGCGCTGCCGTTCGAGCAGAAGATGCGCACCCACTTCCACCGCTTCATGAAGCGGGTGCACGAGGAAATGAAGACCCTCAAGGGCGAGAAGAACCCGCTGGTGATCATCGGCAAGCGGTTCGCCGACGAGGCGCGGGTGATCTGCTTCGACGAGTTCTTCGTCTCCGACATCACCGACGCGATGATCCTCGCCACCCTGCTGGACGAGTTGTTCAAGAACGGCGTGAGCCTGGTGGCGACCTCCAACATCGTGCCGGACGGCCTGTACAAGGACGGCCTGCAGCGCGCGCGCTTCCTGCCGGCCATCGCCCTGCTCAAGGAGCACACCGAGATCGTCAACGTCGACAGCGGCGTCGACTACCGCCTGCGCGCCCTGGAGCAGGCCGAACTGTTCCACTGGCCGCTGGATGCGGCGGCCGAGGAGAGCCTGGACAAGAGCTTCAGCAGCCTGCTGCCCGAGCACTGCACGGTGCAGGAGAACGAGGCGCTGATGATCGAGAATCGGCCGATCACCGCGCGCAAGGTCGGCGACGACGTGGCCTGGTTCGAGTTCCGCGAGCTGTGCGACGGTCCGCGCAGCCAGAACGACTACATCGAGCTGGGCAAGATCTTCCACGCCGTGCTGCTGGCCAATGTCGAGCAGATGGGCGTGGCCAAGGACGACATGGCGCGGCGCTTCATCAACCTGGTGGACGAGTTCTACGACCGCAACGTCAAGCTGATCATCTCCGCCGAGGTCGAGCTCAAGGACCTCTATACCGGCGGCCGCCTGACCTTCGAGTTTCAGCGCACCCTCAGCCGCCTGCTGGAGATGCAGTCCCACGAGTTCCTGGCGCGGCCGCACAAGCCCTGA